CGCTCTTTCTGGTATCGGTGCTGATCTTCCTGCTGATTCGCCTGGTGCCGGGAGACCCGGCCCAGCTCCTGCTCGGCGATCTCGCCACCGAGCAGAGCCTGGCCAGGGTGCGCCAGCAGATGGGGCTCGATCTCTCCTACCCCCAGCAGTACCTGATCTGGATCACCCAGGTGCTGCAGGGCGATTTCGGCCGCTCCATCCAGACCGGCCAGCCCATCCTGCCGCTGATCGTTGCACGCTTCGGGGTGACGCTGAGCATCGTGCTGGTGGCGATCGTCATCGCCGCCGCCATCGCCATCCCGGTAGGCATGATCGCGGCCTGGAAACAGAACTCACGGCTTGACGTGGGCCTGGTGGCGCTCGCCACCCTGCTGCTGTCGATACCAAGTTTCTGGATGGGCTTGCTGCTGCTGCTGCTCTTCGGCCTGCAGCTGGGGTGGCTGCCGGTGGTGGGCTACGTCTCGCTGGTCGAGGACTTCCAGCGCGGCCTGCTCTATCTGATCATGCCGATCATCACGCTGGTGCTGGTGGAGTGCGGCACCCTGGTGAGGATGATGCGCTCGAGCACCCTCGAGGTGCTGCGCCTGGACTACATCTCCCACGCCCGGGCCAAGGGCGTGGGGGAAGGGAGCGTACTGGCACGGCACGCCTTTCCCAACGCCTTCGGCCCCACCCTCACCCTGCTCGGCATCATGCTCGGCAACCTGCTCAGCGGGATCGCCGTGGTCGAGACGGTGTTCACCCTGCCGGGCCTGGGGCGCCTGCTGGTCGACGGCATCTATGCCCGCGACTATCCCGTGGTCCAAGGCTGCATGCTGTTCATCGCCGCGCTCTACATCGTGGTGAATGTCATCATCGACGCCATCTATCCGCTCTTCGACCCGAGGGTGAAGGACGCATGAAGACGCCAAGACTCCCCCTCCCCGCGCTCAACGCACTGCTCGGCGGCCTGATGCTCGGGCTACTGGTAGCCGCGGCACTGATCGGCCTGGTATGGACGCCCTTCGACCCGCTGCGCATCAACATCCTCGGCAAGCTCCAGGCACCCAGTTTGCTGCACTGGCTGGGAACAGACGAGTTCGGCCGCGACGTGCTCAGCCGGCTGATGGATGCCGCCTTCACCACGCTGTCGATCTCGTTGCTGACGGTCCTGTCCGCGGTGCTCGCCGGTGTCTGGCTGGGGGTGCTCAGCGGCTACCTCGGCGGCCTGGTCGATCGCGGGGTGATGATGATCACCAACACGCTGCTCGCCTTTCCCGGCATCCTGCTCGCCCTGGGCCTGCTCAGCGTGCTCGGCAACAGCCGCTACGGCATCGTCCTGGCGCTGGGCCTGGCCTATACTCCTTCGGTGGTGCGCATCGTACGCGGTACCGTGCGCAGCCTGCGCGAAAGCGACTACGTG
This DNA window, taken from Halomonas sp. TA22, encodes the following:
- a CDS encoding ABC transporter permease, which gives rise to MKTPRLPLPALNALLGGLMLGLLVAAALIGLVWTPFDPLRINILGKLQAPSLLHWLGTDEFGRDVLSRLMDAAFTTLSISLLTVLSAVLAGVWLGVLSGYLGGLVDRGVMMITNTLLAFPGILLALGLLSVLGNSRYGIVLALGLAYTPSVVRIVRGTVRSLRESDYVEAARVMGHSESFILARHILPNCLAPLIVLATSMLGWAIISESALSFLGLGVPPPEPTWGNMLAASRENLSDAAWLAIFPGLCISFALLGVNLLGDALRDHLDPRMKR
- a CDS encoding ABC transporter permease; translated protein: MFLHLVRRIGASLPTLFLVSVLIFLLIRLVPGDPAQLLLGDLATEQSLARVRQQMGLDLSYPQQYLIWITQVLQGDFGRSIQTGQPILPLIVARFGVTLSIVLVAIVIAAAIAIPVGMIAAWKQNSRLDVGLVALATLLLSIPSFWMGLLLLLLFGLQLGWLPVVGYVSLVEDFQRGLLYLIMPIITLVLVECGTLVRMMRSSTLEVLRLDYISHARAKGVGEGSVLARHAFPNAFGPTLTLLGIMLGNLLSGIAVVETVFTLPGLGRLLVDGIYARDYPVVQGCMLFIAALYIVVNVIIDAIYPLFDPRVKDA